From a region of the Methanolobus tindarius DSM 2278 genome:
- a CDS encoding YunC family protein, whose translation MLIENIELQNGTAMGLSFAMQNASLLVIRADRGFVMCGYLDMETASVLGDVAVKVKGVNSFDDVLAAPVVGATQKAINLGIKVGMTGKEALELMF comes from the coding sequence ATGCTGATAGAAAATATCGAACTTCAAAACGGAACTGCAATGGGTTTGAGTTTTGCTATGCAGAATGCATCATTACTCGTAATCCGTGCAGACAGGGGGTTTGTGATGTGTGGCTATCTTGACATGGAAACAGCATCAGTTCTTGGTGATGTTGCTGTGAAGGTCAAAGGTGTGAACAGCTTTGATGATGTGCTTGCAGCACCTGTTGTAGGGGCAACCCAGAAAGCCATCAATCTTGGCATAAAAGTAGGTATGACAGGAAAAGAAGCATTAGAACTGATGTTCTGA
- a CDS encoding ATP-binding protein, whose translation MSDSLNAGVSKQQYILGGKGEDVLLYMGRYLARDRSSGSHVSLDVNKPHAVFIAGKRGYGKSYTMAVLMEGMMMLPDEIKSNVSSVVIDTMGIFWTLGKTNDVQKEQILNWKLKPTAFDVDVFVPAGSLASYEERHIRVKPISLSISDMDGYEWCRLFGIDTVSPSGVLIVRLIDELQYKEDFSFEDIITSVSTDKRADSVAKSAVENHFRTAESWGIFSEKGEGIAELVKGGSTSVIDVSTIRSEALRSALVSAIARTIYHLRLEARRSYERKMMGDKSVVKGIPMVWMFIDEAQQFLPVHGETLASDVLLNEWLKQGRQPGLSLVLATQRPASIHPDVLSQSDLVICHRLTSQDDINVLESVRPTYMKDNFGDSIMKMGSEKGIAFVVDDNTEATHIIRMRPRLSWHGGDDPSILL comes from the coding sequence ATGTCAGATTCATTAAATGCAGGTGTTTCAAAGCAACAATATATTCTTGGTGGAAAAGGTGAAGATGTTCTTCTTTACATGGGAAGGTATCTTGCACGTGATCGTTCTTCCGGCTCACATGTATCTCTGGATGTAAACAAACCGCATGCAGTTTTTATTGCAGGTAAAAGAGGCTATGGTAAATCCTACACAATGGCGGTCCTCATGGAAGGTATGATGATGCTCCCGGATGAAATTAAGAGTAATGTTTCATCAGTCGTCATTGATACAATGGGTATTTTCTGGACTCTTGGAAAGACCAATGATGTCCAGAAAGAGCAAATCCTTAACTGGAAGCTTAAACCGACAGCATTTGATGTCGATGTTTTTGTACCTGCAGGAAGTCTTGCTTCATATGAAGAAAGGCATATACGTGTAAAGCCAATTTCCCTATCGATATCTGATATGGATGGATATGAGTGGTGCAGGCTCTTTGGAATAGATACGGTATCTCCATCGGGGGTTCTTATAGTGCGCTTGATAGATGAGTTGCAATACAAAGAGGATTTTTCATTTGAAGATATCATTACTTCAGTTAGCACAGATAAACGCGCGGATTCTGTTGCAAAAAGTGCTGTAGAAAATCATTTCAGGACAGCAGAATCATGGGGCATTTTCTCGGAAAAAGGCGAGGGAATCGCAGAACTTGTAAAAGGTGGTTCTACATCAGTAATTGATGTGAGTACGATCAGAAGTGAGGCATTAAGGTCTGCACTTGTGAGTGCAATTGCCCGAACCATTTACCATTTGAGACTGGAAGCCAGACGTTCCTACGAAAGAAAAATGATGGGCGACAAATCTGTTGTAAAAGGAATCCCTATGGTCTGGATGTTCATCGATGAAGCCCAGCAGTTTTTACCGGTACATGGTGAAACGCTTGCATCGGATGTATTACTTAACGAATGGCTAAAACAGGGAAGGCAACCTGGTCTTTCACTTGTACTTGCGACACAGCGTCCGGCATCCATTCATCCAGATGTACTTTCACAATCCGATCTTGTAATATGCCACCGGCTCACATCTCAGGACGATATTAATGTCCTTGAATCTGTCAGGCCCACTTATATGAAAGACAATTTCGGAGATTCAATAATGAAAATGGGCTCTGAGAAAGGAATCGCATTTGTGGTAGATGATAATACTGAGGCTACACATATAATTCGTATGCGTCCCCGTCTTAGCTGGCATGGTGGGGACGACCCTTCCATTCTTTTGTGA
- a CDS encoding formate--phosphoribosylaminoimidazolecarboxamide ligase, translating to MITKEEIMEIVENYDQDNLSIATVCSHSSLQIFYGARQEGFRTIGICVKEPPRFYDAFPLAKPDEFIVVGSYKEIPDILAELRAKNAIVIPHGSFVEYMGGEAFAELAIPTFGNREVLEWESDREMEREWLEGAGIEMPRVVKPQEIDGPVMVKYHGAKGGRGFFIAKNYEEFQEHIDPNEKFTIQEFIVGTRYYLHFFYSPLREEGYKLSTGILEMLSMDRRVESNADEIFRLGSPKELEEAEIIPTYVVTGNVPLVARESLLPKIFNLGERVVEQSLELFGGMIGPFCLETVVTDKLEIKVFEISARIVAGTNIYLAGSPYSDLVEPNLSTGKRIAQEIKLASSMGQLDKILS from the coding sequence ATGATTACTAAAGAAGAAATAATGGAAATCGTTGAGAATTATGACCAGGACAATCTGAGCATTGCCACTGTTTGTTCTCATTCCAGTCTTCAAATATTCTATGGTGCAAGACAGGAAGGTTTCAGGACCATAGGTATCTGTGTAAAAGAGCCTCCAAGATTCTACGATGCTTTCCCTCTTGCAAAACCGGATGAATTCATTGTAGTTGGAAGCTACAAGGAAATCCCGGATATTCTTGCTGAGCTACGCGCAAAGAATGCTATTGTTATCCCACATGGTTCATTTGTGGAATATATGGGAGGAGAGGCTTTTGCTGAACTTGCAATCCCAACTTTTGGTAACAGGGAAGTTCTCGAGTGGGAGTCCGACAGGGAAATGGAACGTGAGTGGCTTGAAGGCGCAGGAATTGAAATGCCAAGGGTAGTAAAACCACAGGAAATAGATGGCCCAGTAATGGTAAAATATCATGGTGCAAAAGGCGGCCGTGGTTTCTTTATCGCCAAGAACTATGAAGAATTCCAGGAACATATCGATCCCAATGAGAAATTCACGATACAGGAATTCATTGTAGGAACAAGGTATTATCTTCATTTCTTCTATTCACCACTGAGGGAAGAAGGCTACAAACTCAGTACAGGTATCCTTGAGATGCTCAGCATGGACCGCAGGGTCGAGTCCAATGCAGACGAGATTTTCAGGCTTGGTTCTCCAAAAGAGCTTGAAGAGGCTGAAATTATTCCTACTTATGTTGTTACCGGAAATGTTCCGCTTGTTGCCAGGGAATCACTTCTCCCAAAGATATTCAATCTGGGAGAAAGGGTTGTTGAGCAGTCACTTGAACTGTTTGGCGGTATGATCGGTCCTTTCTGCCTGGAGACAGTTGTCACGGACAAACTTGAGATCAAGGTCTTTGAAATATCAGCACGTATAGTTGCAGGTACAAACATTTACCTTGCAGGATCTCCTTATTCTGATCTTGTTGAACCAAATCTTTCAACCGGTAAGAGAATCGCTCAGGAAATAAAACTTGCAAGTTCCATGGGACAACTTGACAAGATTTTATCATAA
- a CDS encoding M24 family metallopeptidase codes for MTSSTVPIDISKTLESHKSDAYLMVGNSNNADIYYATRFSASDEFTYIQIKDGSEILLISDMEKGRAELESRVSDIRTLQGCDYRSKVKERQDPALAYCDCIAEILQKEGTRHIAVPRDFPYHIAQTLKEEGFSIQAVKSPFLQLRAKKNESEIKIVRKVQDACNTAMKAAAEMIRKSESVEGILNYRGFALTSEMIRKEIDMTLLEHGCEADSTIVAGGKGSANPHWEGEGPIKADEPVVIDIFPRSKREKYYADMTRTVLHGTPSDKLKDMYDAVLEAQKAGIEMVKPGVKCSDIHNKVCDVFKEKGYDTVRDGSPVGFIHSTGHGVGLEIHELPFVGNSDVELEEGNIITIEPGLYYPDVGGIRLEDLILVTADGHENLTEMEKKFVY; via the coding sequence ATGACCTCATCAACTGTTCCTATCGATATTTCCAAAACGCTGGAAAGCCACAAGTCAGATGCATATCTGATGGTAGGCAATTCGAACAATGCAGATATTTATTACGCAACCCGTTTTTCAGCTTCAGACGAGTTCACCTACATTCAAATTAAAGATGGTAGTGAAATACTACTAATTTCCGACATGGAAAAAGGAAGAGCTGAACTGGAATCCAGGGTCTCTGATATTCGTACTTTACAGGGCTGTGATTACAGGTCAAAGGTAAAGGAAAGACAGGACCCTGCTCTTGCCTATTGCGACTGCATCGCTGAGATTCTACAAAAAGAGGGTACAAGGCACATTGCAGTCCCAAGGGATTTCCCATATCATATTGCCCAAACTCTCAAGGAAGAAGGATTCAGCATACAGGCGGTAAAAAGTCCATTCCTGCAGCTTCGTGCAAAGAAGAACGAATCTGAGATCAAAATTGTCAGGAAAGTACAGGATGCCTGTAACACTGCGATGAAGGCAGCTGCAGAAATGATAAGGAAATCTGAAAGTGTGGAGGGAATACTCAATTATCGTGGTTTTGCCCTGACATCAGAAATGATCCGCAAGGAAATCGATATGACTCTTCTTGAACATGGATGTGAGGCAGACAGCACCATCGTTGCAGGAGGAAAAGGTTCAGCAAATCCTCACTGGGAGGGCGAAGGCCCGATAAAGGCAGATGAACCTGTGGTCATAGATATCTTCCCTCGCAGTAAAAGAGAAAAATACTACGCTGACATGACCCGCACAGTTCTTCATGGAACTCCTTCCGACAAACTAAAAGATATGTACGATGCAGTTCTTGAAGCCCAGAAAGCTGGTATTGAAATGGTAAAACCGGGTGTCAAATGCAGCGACATACACAACAAGGTTTGTGATGTTTTTAAGGAAAAAGGATATGATACAGTAAGAGACGGCTCCCCCGTTGGTTTTATTCATTCAACAGGGCATGGTGTAGGTCTTGAGATTCATGAACTTCCCTTTGTTGGCAACAGTGATGTGGAACTGGAGGAAGGAAATATCATCACCATTGAGCCGGGATTATACTATCCGGATGTAGGTGGCATCCGTCTTGAAGACCTGATTCTTGTAACAGCAGACGGGCATGAGAACCTGACTGAAATGGAAAAGAAATTTGTATATTAG
- a CDS encoding ArsR/SmtB family transcription factor yields the protein MGENEESTGSEKVLILPLSEDSKKITQLLSNEKAMKMLEILADKPMSASDVAEMLDIPLTTVKYNLDGLIEADLIKVKETKWSRKGREVKIYEPVQKLIVVAPGSMKKDRTSILNMLKKYLGLVAGAVFAATGLEALSRYSMFSYAPQMAQDSASTRSFPVNSGNESMAAMTKEAPAYETDNFAGFQYDMDENASDTVLCEQTVTEEMPAEIPTESAEMTPITSDGVQPEMLASSTPNGTDAGADVMRESVMTTNQTPVEPLSNTVTDNVTAAGGAVTDSFIHGLLSHVSVWFFFGCIFVITLLFVREMYYRKKNI from the coding sequence ATGGGAGAGAACGAAGAAAGTACGGGCTCAGAAAAAGTGCTTATTCTTCCTCTTAGTGAGGATTCAAAAAAAATAACCCAGTTGCTTTCAAATGAAAAAGCAATGAAGATGCTGGAGATACTTGCAGATAAACCAATGTCTGCCAGTGATGTTGCTGAAATGCTTGACATACCGCTTACAACAGTAAAGTATAATCTTGACGGACTAATTGAAGCAGACCTCATCAAAGTCAAGGAAACAAAATGGAGCCGCAAAGGCAGAGAAGTCAAAATATACGAACCTGTCCAGAAACTGATAGTTGTTGCCCCTGGAAGCATGAAAAAGGACAGAACTTCAATACTTAACATGCTTAAAAAATATCTTGGCCTTGTTGCCGGAGCTGTGTTTGCTGCAACAGGGCTTGAAGCTCTTAGCAGATACTCAATGTTTTCCTATGCACCGCAAATGGCACAGGATTCTGCCAGTACCAGGAGTTTTCCTGTTAATTCAGGAAACGAATCCATGGCAGCAATGACAAAAGAAGCACCTGCATATGAAACAGATAATTTTGCAGGATTTCAATATGATATGGATGAAAACGCATCTGATACTGTGCTCTGTGAACAAACCGTCACAGAGGAAATGCCTGCTGAGATTCCAACCGAGTCTGCAGAAATGACTCCAATAACATCGGACGGGGTACAGCCTGAAATGCTTGCTTCATCAACACCTAACGGAACTGATGCGGGTGCTGATGTGATGAGGGAAAGCGTGATGACAACAAACCAGACACCTGTTGAACCGCTTTCAAACACAGTAACAGATAACGTAACTGCAGCAGGAGGAGCTGTTACAGACTCATTTATTCACGGACTGTTGTCTCATGTAAGCGTATGGTTCTTCTTTGGCTGTATTTTTGTAATTACCCTTCTATTTGTAAGAGAAATGTATTATAGAAAAAAGAACATATGA
- a CDS encoding M48 family metallopeptidase — translation MRCTASIRDVVVDYELIRRDVKNPRLEFHEGELYLIVPKSFREHEKIIRRHQRWIYNRYSKMQKIQELEQDIELVTNRSVEELKSLVYKCVVIIEEELGVKPEKIRFRKMKTKWGSCSSKKNLNFNTFMRYLPDEMVKYIVHHEMVHLIELNHSPRFWNYVKKRYPDYKESETKLSAYWSLIQQKCQNNQS, via the coding sequence ATGCGTTGTACTGCAAGTATCCGGGATGTGGTCGTAGACTATGAACTGATCCGAAGGGATGTGAAAAATCCAAGGCTGGAGTTTCACGAAGGAGAGCTATATCTCATCGTTCCGAAATCGTTTAGGGAACATGAGAAAATAATCCGCAGGCACCAGAGATGGATATACAACCGTTATTCTAAAATGCAGAAGATTCAGGAATTAGAGCAGGATATTGAACTTGTAACAAACAGGTCAGTTGAAGAACTGAAAAGTCTTGTTTATAAATGTGTGGTGATTATTGAGGAAGAACTTGGAGTAAAACCTGAAAAAATAAGGTTCAGGAAAATGAAAACAAAATGGGGAAGCTGCAGTTCTAAGAAAAATCTCAATTTCAACACATTTATGCGATACCTGCCCGATGAGATGGTGAAGTATATTGTACATCATGAGATGGTCCATCTTATTGAACTGAATCATAGTCCCAGGTTCTGGAACTATGTGAAAAAGCGTTATCCTGATTATAAGGAATCAGAGACAAAGCTTTCAGCCTACTGGTCCCTGATACAGCAAAAGTGTCAAAATAATCAGTCATGA
- the map gene encoding type II methionyl aminopeptidase produces the protein MADKVKEIEEIIDKYLKAGKILSQVRSEAKDRIKVGVSLLEIAEFVENRAVELGADGSAFPCNISRNDEAAHATPLAGDETVFGEDVIKLDLGVHVDGYIADSAITIDLSGKYTDLVNASSDALDAAIDTVKNGVSTAEIAAAIEDAILAHDLKPVGNLTGHGLSQYIPHAPPSVPNKRVSSGVVLKTGDIIAIEPFATDGAGKVVDGTLTEIFQVVNKKPVRLPAARALLKELAPHRTLPFAKRWLKTPQLDFALMQLEKAGIVHSYPVLKEVAGGMVSQKEHTVIVTEDGCQVTTK, from the coding sequence ATGGCTGACAAAGTTAAGGAGATCGAAGAGATAATTGACAAATATCTCAAAGCAGGAAAGATACTCTCACAGGTAAGGAGTGAGGCAAAAGACAGGATAAAGGTAGGTGTCAGCCTGCTGGAAATCGCTGAGTTTGTGGAAAACCGCGCAGTGGAACTAGGTGCTGATGGTTCGGCATTCCCATGTAATATATCCCGTAATGATGAGGCGGCACACGCCACACCACTTGCAGGTGATGAAACCGTCTTTGGTGAAGATGTCATCAAACTTGACCTTGGTGTCCATGTTGACGGCTACATTGCAGACTCTGCAATCACAATTGACCTTTCAGGAAAGTACACTGATCTGGTAAACGCTTCCAGTGATGCGCTTGATGCAGCAATTGATACTGTAAAGAATGGTGTGAGCACAGCAGAAATTGCAGCAGCTATAGAAGATGCAATTCTTGCACATGATCTGAAACCTGTTGGAAACCTAACAGGACACGGACTTTCACAATATATTCCTCATGCTCCTCCAAGTGTACCTAACAAAAGAGTGAGCAGTGGGGTTGTACTCAAAACAGGTGACATAATAGCTATTGAACCTTTTGCAACAGATGGTGCAGGAAAGGTAGTGGACGGAACGTTGACAGAGATTTTTCAGGTGGTGAACAAAAAACCTGTGCGCTTACCAGCTGCAAGAGCTCTCCTTAAGGAACTTGCTCCTCACAGGACTCTTCCGTTTGCAAAAAGGTGGTTAAAGACTCCTCAACTTGACTTTGCTCTCATGCAGCTTGAAAAAGCAGGGATTGTTCATTCATATCCTGTACTTAAAGAAGTTGCAGGTGGAATGGTCTCGCAGAAAGAACACACTGTCATAGTAACAGAAGACGGATGTCAGGTTACAACTAAATAA
- a CDS encoding TRM11 family SAM-dependent methyltransferase, with protein MLYAFELSGEHAVLPVKEVFACLSMEGLTFREHASYDQCLVVDIEGEDIDTKLRFIAGRLAMSHHILKVVGICDVETDQIIDMCDNSDLSGHLSEGQTYVVRAKRAKHHGDVKREFIEGRLGGSIYRKGFRANLNEPDVTFRLIMTNKAVLGSIVATVDRGDYEHRAPHKKPFFYPGVLMPRVARALVNISQIRSDEVLFDPFSGTAGILVEAGLIGAHVIGIEVRRMISHGAKMNLDEYDADYTLLVGDACRVSLKASSVDAIVTDPPYGRSAAIRAESLHHLYTDSFAEMHRVLKTGKLAVVVSEMKVVGFAEKAGFTVVDVFTQKVHKSLTRTFTVLRKD; from the coding sequence ATGCTGTATGCTTTTGAGTTATCCGGTGAGCACGCTGTCCTGCCAGTAAAAGAGGTCTTCGCCTGTCTTTCAATGGAAGGGCTGACATTCAGGGAACATGCATCCTATGACCAGTGCCTCGTAGTTGATATCGAAGGTGAGGATATTGACACAAAACTTCGCTTCATTGCAGGCAGGCTTGCAATGTCCCATCACATACTGAAAGTAGTAGGTATATGCGATGTTGAAACCGATCAGATAATAGATATGTGCGACAATTCTGATCTGTCCGGGCACCTGTCAGAAGGGCAAACCTATGTTGTCCGTGCAAAGAGGGCAAAACATCACGGTGATGTCAAAAGGGAGTTCATAGAAGGAAGACTGGGTGGCAGCATATATCGCAAAGGTTTCAGGGCTAACCTGAATGAACCTGATGTTACTTTCCGTTTAATCATGACCAACAAGGCAGTCCTGGGTTCAATTGTAGCAACAGTTGACAGGGGAGACTATGAACACCGCGCGCCACATAAAAAACCATTTTTCTACCCTGGTGTGCTTATGCCAAGAGTTGCAAGAGCCCTTGTGAACATATCCCAAATACGATCAGATGAGGTACTTTTCGATCCGTTCAGTGGTACGGCAGGTATCCTTGTTGAAGCAGGCCTCATAGGTGCCCATGTTATCGGTATTGAAGTCCGCCGCATGATATCCCACGGTGCAAAGATGAACCTTGATGAATATGATGCTGATTACACATTGCTTGTGGGTGATGCATGTCGTGTTTCACTTAAAGCTTCATCAGTGGATGCAATTGTGACGGATCCACCTTATGGCAGGTCTGCGGCTATAAGGGCAGAATCTCTTCATCACCTGTATACGGATTCATTTGCAGAAATGCATCGTGTACTTAAAACCGGAAAGCTTGCAGTTGTAGTTTCCGAGATGAAGGTTGTCGGGTTTGCAGAAAAGGCTGGATTTACGGTTGTAGATGTGTTCACACAAAAAGTACACAAAAGTCTCACAAGGACATTTACGGTTCTTCGCAAAGATTAG
- the truA gene encoding tRNA pseudouridine(38-40) synthase TruA: protein MRVALKIAYVGTGYHGSQVQPDVATIEGELFNALTQLEIIEDPKTARFSSSGRTDAGVHAREQVVAFDTDKPNLAIPRVINSKLPNSIWAWAHAEVPDDFDPRRWAISRKYRYIMSGEQYDIAKIRAASKLLVGEHDFANFCTKEGDKSTIRNVEKIDVRVSGTLTKIDIQANSFLWNMVRKIVTALTMVGSEVRDEEWLMQMLEPESYEEGLESSAAYGLTLMEVEYPEPIDWCEDAYAIRRATDNVHDYLVRHRVMAEVMDHLVPNE, encoded by the coding sequence ATGAGAGTTGCTCTGAAAATAGCATATGTAGGCACTGGCTACCATGGATCACAGGTCCAGCCGGATGTAGCTACAATAGAAGGCGAGCTGTTCAATGCACTCACGCAGCTTGAGATTATCGAAGATCCTAAAACTGCACGTTTTTCAAGTTCCGGAAGAACAGATGCAGGAGTACATGCAAGGGAACAAGTCGTTGCTTTTGATACTGATAAGCCAAACCTTGCAATCCCAAGGGTTATTAATTCAAAATTACCGAATTCAATCTGGGCATGGGCACATGCTGAAGTTCCTGACGATTTTGACCCCAGAAGATGGGCAATCAGCCGTAAATACAGGTATATAATGAGCGGAGAGCAGTATGATATTGCAAAAATAAGGGCTGCTTCAAAACTGCTTGTAGGGGAACATGATTTTGCTAATTTCTGCACCAAGGAAGGAGACAAAAGCACCATCCGCAATGTAGAAAAAATAGATGTTCGTGTTAGTGGAACCTTAACCAAGATAGACATCCAGGCAAACAGTTTCCTCTGGAACATGGTGAGGAAAATAGTCACAGCACTTACAATGGTTGGAAGCGAAGTCAGGGACGAAGAATGGCTTATGCAAATGCTTGAGCCGGAGTCATACGAAGAAGGATTGGAATCATCAGCGGCTTACGGCCTGACACTTATGGAAGTGGAATATCCTGAACCTATAGACTGGTGTGAGGATGCTTATGCCATAAGGAGAGCCACCGATAATGTACATGACTATCTGGTGCGACACAGGGTTATGGCTGAAGTGATGGACCACCTGGTTCCAAACGAATAA